One Pseudomonas sp. AN-1 genomic region harbors:
- a CDS encoding response regulator transcription factor has product MRLLLVEDNVALADELLADLGRQGYAVDWLADGRDALVQGATEPYDLVVLDLGLPGMPGLEVLRRWRADGLAIPVLILTARGSWAERIDGLKAGADDYLSKPFHPEELALRIQALLRRAHGVANQSELKAAGLVLDEARQCVRRGDEEISLSGAEFRLLRYFMLHPGQILSKTQLTEHLYDGENERESNVIEVHVNHLRRKLGRGVIETRRGQGYRYAGDAEQDG; this is encoded by the coding sequence ATGCGCCTGCTGCTGGTGGAAGACAACGTCGCCCTCGCCGACGAACTGCTGGCCGACCTCGGCCGCCAGGGCTATGCCGTGGACTGGCTGGCCGACGGCCGCGATGCCCTGGTGCAGGGCGCTACCGAACCCTACGACCTGGTGGTCCTCGACCTCGGCCTGCCCGGCATGCCGGGGCTCGAGGTATTGCGTCGCTGGCGCGCCGACGGCCTGGCCATCCCGGTGCTGATCCTCACCGCGCGCGGCAGCTGGGCCGAACGCATCGACGGCCTCAAGGCCGGCGCCGACGACTACCTGAGCAAGCCGTTCCACCCCGAGGAGCTGGCCCTGCGCATCCAGGCGCTGCTGCGCCGCGCCCACGGCGTGGCCAACCAGAGCGAGCTGAAGGCCGCCGGCCTGGTTCTCGACGAGGCGCGCCAGTGCGTGCGCCGCGGCGACGAGGAGATTTCCCTGAGCGGCGCCGAATTCCGCCTGCTGCGCTACTTCATGCTGCATCCCGGGCAGATCCTCTCCAAGACCCAGCTCACCGAGCACCTCTACGATGGCGAGAATGAGCGCGAGTCCAACGTCATCGAAGTGCACGTCAACCACCTGCGCCGCAAGCTCGGCCGCGGCGTGATCGAGACCCGTCGCGGCCAGGGCTACCGTTACGCCGGCGACGCGGAGCAGGACGGGTGA
- the tusB gene encoding sulfurtransferase complex subunit TusB, translated as MATLHLLSRSPFADTSGASCLRLLGPGDGLLLCGDAVYALQPGSQPFEVLRALPADRRLFALAEDLQARGIAAPEFVHPLDYPGFVELTLRFERTNSWL; from the coding sequence ATGGCCACCCTGCACCTGCTTTCCCGTTCGCCGTTCGCCGACACCAGCGGCGCCAGCTGCCTGCGCCTGCTCGGCCCGGGCGATGGCCTGCTGCTCTGCGGCGACGCCGTCTACGCCCTGCAACCCGGCTCGCAGCCGTTCGAGGTGCTGCGCGCGCTGCCGGCCGACCGCCGGCTGTTCGCCCTCGCCGAGGACCTCCAGGCCCGCGGCATCGCCGCGCCGGAGTTCGTCCACCCGCTCGACTACCCCGGCTTCGTCGAGCTGACCCTGCGTTTCGAGCGGACCAACAGCTGGCTATGA
- a CDS encoding PepSY domain-containing protein, giving the protein MIKTTPFIAGLTLCLIASAQARDLDQDEALRLRQEGVIQPLQQLLQQAMQRYPGARLLEAELEEEDDQYVYEVELLTDGGQVRELDLDAVTGRILKDEEDD; this is encoded by the coding sequence ATGATCAAGACCACGCCCTTCATCGCCGGATTGACCCTGTGCCTGATCGCCTCGGCGCAGGCCCGCGATCTCGACCAGGACGAGGCCCTGCGCCTGCGCCAGGAGGGCGTGATCCAGCCGCTGCAGCAGTTGCTGCAGCAGGCCATGCAGCGCTACCCCGGCGCGCGCCTGCTGGAGGCCGAGCTGGAGGAGGAGGACGACCAGTACGTCTACGAGGTCGAGCTGCTCACCGACGGCGGTCAGGTGCGCGAACTGGATCTGGATGCGGTCACGGGCCGCATCCTCAAGGACGAGGAGGACGACTGA
- a CDS encoding Bax inhibitor-1/YccA family protein has product MREQPYVLQGTQVDQIETSKVLRNTYALLAMTLGFSGLVAFAAQQAHVPHPGILITLVGFYGLFFLTVKLRNSGWGLLSTFALTGFMGYTLGPILDRYLSMANGADVIVSAFTMTAIVFGGLSAYVLTTRKNMSFLSGFITVGFFVLLGAMLAAWLFEISGLQLAISAGFVLFSSAAILYQTSEIIHGGERNYIMATISLYVSIYNLFISLLQIFGIMGSDD; this is encoded by the coding sequence ATGCGCGAACAACCCTATGTCCTGCAGGGCACGCAGGTCGACCAGATCGAGACCAGCAAGGTCCTGCGCAACACCTACGCCCTGCTGGCGATGACCTTGGGCTTCAGCGGCCTGGTGGCCTTCGCCGCGCAGCAGGCCCATGTGCCGCACCCGGGCATCCTGATCACCCTGGTCGGCTTCTACGGCCTGTTCTTCCTCACCGTGAAGCTGCGCAACTCCGGCTGGGGCCTGCTCAGCACCTTCGCCCTGACCGGCTTCATGGGCTACACCCTCGGCCCGATCCTCGATCGCTACCTGAGCATGGCCAACGGTGCCGACGTGATCGTCAGCGCCTTCACCATGACCGCCATCGTGTTCGGCGGCCTGTCGGCCTACGTGCTGACCACCCGCAAGAACATGAGCTTCCTGTCGGGCTTCATCACCGTGGGCTTCTTCGTCCTGCTCGGCGCCATGCTGGCCGCCTGGCTGTTCGAGATCAGCGGCCTGCAACTGGCGATCAGCGCCGGCTTCGTGCTGTTCTCCTCGGCGGCGATCCTCTACCAGACCAGCGAGATCATCCACGGCGGCGAGCGCAACTACATCATGGCGACCATCAGCCTGTATGTGTCGATCTACAACCTGTTCATCAGCCTGCTGCAGATCTTCGGCATCATGGGCAGCGACGACTGA
- a CDS encoding sensor histidine kinase: MRSLQSRLGLGLTATLTVVMLALLQGSLWLLDSGLRRYHESNLQDEAETLLIALVRGEEGVQLDERRLHPAYQRTFSGRYFRIDFAEDVWRSRSLWDSELPRPPRKGLAPGLEDGIEGQRLLVYRGDFRRFGQNFSISVAQDYSPVLASLARIRWLGLGLGAGGLLLALLLQWLTVRRALAPLERVRAQIAELQAGRLGALDSDVPRELEPLVGQVNHLLHHTEETLKRSRHALGNLGHALKTPLAVLVSLANREELRAQPELRATLREQLEQIEQRLARELGRARLAGEALPGAHFDCATELPALCATLRQIHPHVDIDWQAPEGLRLPWDREDLLEALGNLLDNACKWADSAVRVSAGADGEGYWLCVEDDGPGIAPEQRETVVARGNRLDEQVAGHGLGLAIVRDIAQACGGSLSLEDSAELGGLCARLRLPRRALA, from the coding sequence GTGAGGTCGCTCCAGAGCCGCCTCGGCCTCGGCCTGACGGCGACCCTGACGGTGGTCATGCTCGCCTTGCTGCAGGGCAGCCTGTGGCTGCTCGACAGCGGCCTGCGCCGCTACCACGAGAGCAACCTGCAGGATGAGGCGGAGACCCTGCTGATCGCCCTGGTGCGCGGCGAGGAGGGCGTGCAGCTGGACGAGCGGCGCCTGCACCCGGCCTACCAGCGGACCTTTTCCGGGCGCTATTTCCGCATCGACTTCGCCGAGGACGTCTGGCGTTCGCGTTCGCTGTGGGACAGCGAGCTGCCGCGCCCGCCACGCAAGGGGCTGGCGCCGGGGTTGGAGGACGGCATCGAGGGCCAGCGCCTGCTGGTCTATCGCGGCGACTTCCGCCGCTTCGGGCAGAACTTCTCCATCAGCGTGGCGCAGGACTACAGCCCGGTGCTCGCCAGCCTCGCGCGCATCCGCTGGCTCGGCCTCGGCCTCGGCGCCGGCGGCCTGCTGCTGGCGCTGCTGCTGCAGTGGCTGACCGTACGCCGTGCGCTGGCGCCGCTGGAGCGGGTGCGCGCGCAGATCGCCGAACTGCAGGCCGGCCGCCTCGGCGCGCTGGACAGCGACGTGCCGCGCGAGCTGGAGCCGCTGGTGGGGCAGGTCAACCACCTGCTGCACCACACCGAGGAGACCCTCAAGCGCTCGCGCCACGCCCTCGGCAACCTCGGCCATGCGCTGAAGACGCCGCTGGCGGTACTGGTCAGCCTGGCCAATCGCGAGGAGCTGCGCGCCCAGCCGGAACTGCGTGCCACCCTGCGCGAGCAGCTGGAGCAGATCGAGCAGCGCCTGGCCCGCGAGCTGGGCCGCGCGCGTCTGGCCGGCGAGGCGCTGCCCGGCGCGCACTTCGACTGCGCCACCGAGCTGCCCGCGTTGTGCGCGACCCTCAGGCAGATCCATCCGCACGTCGACATCGACTGGCAGGCGCCGGAGGGACTGCGCCTGCCATGGGACCGCGAGGACCTGCTGGAGGCGCTCGGCAACCTGCTGGACAACGCCTGCAAGTGGGCCGACAGCGCCGTGCGGGTCAGCGCCGGCGCGGATGGCGAAGGCTACTGGCTGTGCGTCGAGGACGACGGCCCGGGCATCGCGCCGGAACAGCGCGAGACGGTGGTCGCGCGTGGCAACCGCCTCGACGAGCAGGTGGCCGGCCATGGCCTGGGCCTGGCCATCGTCCGCGACATCGCCCAGGCCTGCGGCGGTAGCCTGAGCCTGGAGGACAGCGCCGAGCTCGGCGGGCTGTGCGCGCGCCTGCGCCTGCCGCGCCGCGCGCTCGCGTGA
- the tusC gene encoding sulfurtransferase complex subunit TusC, with product MAKSLLLICRRSPWNGPAAREALDIALAGGAFDLPISLLFLDDGVFQLHSGQHPKAIEQKDLTANLQALPLFGVEALYVAASDLQHRGLTARQLALPVTELPDAELPALLNHHDLVITL from the coding sequence ATGGCCAAATCCCTGCTGCTGATCTGCCGCCGCTCGCCGTGGAACGGCCCGGCCGCCCGCGAGGCGCTGGACATCGCCCTGGCCGGCGGCGCCTTCGACCTGCCGATCAGCCTGCTGTTTCTCGACGACGGCGTGTTCCAGCTGCACAGCGGCCAGCACCCGAAAGCCATCGAGCAGAAGGACCTGACCGCCAACCTGCAGGCGCTGCCGCTGTTCGGGGTCGAGGCGCTGTACGTCGCCGCCAGCGACCTGCAGCACCGCGGCCTCACCGCCCGGCAGCTCGCCCTGCCGGTCACCGAGCTGCCCGACGCCGAACTGCCTGCCCTGCTCAACCATCACGACCTGGTGATCACCCTCTGA
- a CDS encoding glycosyl transferase family protein — translation MTPTLVTPAEHPFAQFVRILGKGKRGARSLTREEAREAMGMLLDGKAEEVQLGAFLMLLRHKEESAEEIAGFTEAVRERLNAPPTVVDLDWPSYAGKKRHLPWYLLAAKALAASGVRILMHGGGAHTAGRLYSEQLLDRLEIPCCADWNAVVHALDERHLAFIPLGAWMPRLQHMIDLRNTLGLRSPIHSLARVLNPLGARCVLQSIFHPGYQAIHREASVLLGDHSLVIKGDGGEIEVNPDVDTHLFGATAGQAWDEEWPALSAQRHVKPASLDPEHLAAFWRGEAEDAYGRLAVLATMALALRGLGLEREAAFQRAAELWERRLG, via the coding sequence ATGACCCCGACCCTGGTGACTCCCGCAGAACACCCCTTCGCGCAGTTCGTGCGCATCCTCGGCAAGGGCAAGCGCGGCGCGCGCAGCCTGACCCGCGAGGAGGCCCGCGAGGCCATGGGCATGCTGCTCGACGGCAAGGCCGAGGAGGTGCAGCTCGGCGCCTTCCTCATGCTGCTGCGGCACAAGGAGGAGAGCGCCGAGGAGATCGCCGGCTTCACCGAGGCGGTGCGCGAGCGCCTCAACGCACCGCCCACCGTGGTCGATCTGGACTGGCCGAGCTACGCCGGCAAGAAGCGCCACCTGCCCTGGTACCTGCTGGCGGCCAAGGCCCTGGCCGCCAGCGGCGTGCGCATCCTGATGCACGGCGGCGGCGCGCACACCGCCGGGCGCCTGTACAGCGAACAACTGCTCGACCGGCTGGAAATCCCCTGCTGCGCCGACTGGAATGCGGTGGTGCACGCGCTGGACGAGCGCCACCTCGCCTTTATCCCGCTGGGCGCCTGGATGCCGCGCCTGCAGCACATGATCGACCTGCGCAACACCCTCGGCCTGCGCTCGCCGATCCACTCGCTGGCCCGCGTGCTCAACCCGCTGGGCGCGCGCTGCGTGCTGCAGAGCATCTTCCACCCCGGCTACCAGGCCATCCACCGCGAGGCCAGCGTGCTGCTCGGCGACCATTCCCTCGTCATCAAGGGCGATGGCGGCGAGATCGAGGTCAATCCCGACGTCGACACCCACCTGTTCGGCGCCACCGCCGGCCAGGCGTGGGACGAGGAGTGGCCGGCGCTGTCGGCGCAGCGCCACGTCAAGCCGGCCAGCCTCGACCCCGAGCACCTGGCCGCCTTCTGGCGCGGCGAGGCCGAGGACGCCTACGGCCGCCTGGCCGTGCTCGCCACCATGGCCCTCGCCCTGCGTGGCCTGGGCCTGGAGCGTGAGGCCGCCTTCCAGCGCGCCGCCGAACTGTGGGAGCGTCGACTGGGGTGA
- a CDS encoding TusE/DsrC/DsvC family sulfur relay protein: MSMITVDGKDIALDKDGYLVALDDWNPAVAEALAAREQIVLGAAHWEILELLQRFYAEFQLSPATRPLIRYTAQQLGPEKGNSLHLNQLFHGTPAKLAAKLAGLPKPTNCI, from the coding sequence ATGAGCATGATCACCGTAGACGGCAAGGACATCGCCCTGGACAAGGACGGCTACCTGGTCGCGCTGGACGACTGGAACCCGGCGGTGGCCGAGGCGCTGGCCGCGCGCGAGCAGATCGTGCTGGGCGCGGCGCACTGGGAAATCCTCGAACTGCTGCAGCGCTTCTATGCCGAATTCCAGCTGTCGCCGGCCACCCGCCCGCTGATCCGCTACACCGCCCAGCAGCTCGGCCCGGAAAAGGGCAACAGCCTGCACCTCAACCAACTGTTCCACGGCACTCCCGCCAAACTGGCCGCCAAGCTGGCCGGACTGCCCAAACCGACCAATTGCATATGA
- the tusD gene encoding sulfurtransferase complex subunit TusD has product MKFAIALFAPPHAPSSRRALRFAEAVLAGGHEIVRLFVYQDAVQLASALTVSAQDELDLPAAWRAFVTEHQLDGVVCIAAALRRGVLNAEEAQRYGRASHNLEAPWELSGLGQLHEAAQDADRLICFGGD; this is encoded by the coding sequence ATGAAATTCGCCATCGCCCTGTTCGCCCCGCCCCATGCCCCGTCCAGCCGCCGTGCCCTGCGTTTTGCCGAGGCGGTGCTGGCTGGCGGCCACGAGATCGTCCGCCTGTTCGTCTATCAGGATGCCGTACAGCTGGCTTCCGCGCTGACGGTCAGCGCCCAGGACGAGCTGGACCTGCCGGCCGCCTGGCGCGCCTTCGTCACCGAGCACCAGCTGGATGGCGTGGTGTGCATCGCCGCCGCCCTGCGCCGCGGCGTGCTGAACGCGGAAGAAGCGCAGCGCTACGGCCGCGCCAGCCACAACCTGGAGGCGCCCTGGGAGCTGTCCGGTCTCGGCCAGCTGCACGAGGCGGCCCAGGACGCCGACCGCCTGATCTGCTTCGGAGGGGACTGA
- a CDS encoding PepSY domain-containing protein has protein sequence MNKLTALLATALIAATAGVAQARDLGPDEALKLRDAGTIMSFEKLNEAAIAKHPGSAVEETELEEEYGRYVYQVELRDAQGVQWDLELDATNGQILKDHQDD, from the coding sequence ATGAATAAACTCACTGCCCTGCTTGCCACCGCCCTGATCGCCGCCACCGCCGGTGTAGCCCAGGCCCGCGACCTCGGCCCGGACGAGGCGCTGAAACTGCGCGATGCGGGTACCATCATGTCCTTCGAGAAGCTCAACGAAGCCGCCATCGCCAAGCACCCGGGTTCCGCCGTCGAGGAAACCGAGCTGGAAGAGGAGTACGGCCGCTACGTCTACCAGGTCGAACTGCGTGACGCCCAGGGCGTGCAGTGGGACCTGGAGCTGGATGCCACCAACGGCCAGATCCTCAAGGACCACCAGGACGACTGA
- a CDS encoding DEAD/DEAH box helicase, with translation MTLSIHQLRVQDWRQAFGAGDYSRGRDYFLDNRSQIDGFEKGVLLAECRGSGRQRYRQRIRLIDRGAHWDVDGRCSCPVGYNCKHVVAALLTLERLQLQGHSVPDRDAPPEVIDLPAAAPQPRLILGSHVRVHYDARKGRMIEQTQHRAALSFDYQGHVTFGRVAQKEWLVSLDARRQLRIARQLEVEAALRQQLTACGFSIALRRSEALPESAGEPFELPDDAAWLHFVREQLPQLREQGWQIRLQPDFQFNLATLGDWHVGIEEAEEGDWFDLEMGIEVDGEKVSLLPILLHAIRHSPWLLTGEALARRGDDEELLVPLPRSYGGRRVALPFGRLKPLLASLGELYFRAEQDEDAIWSERLRLGRADAARLAALEQVPALHWLGGERLREFARRLQELPQQPVATPAGLRAELRDYQQHSLAWLQALRELKVGGILADDMGLGKTLQTLAHILAEKQAGRLTSPALIVMPTSLIPNWQDEAARFAPDLRVLALHGARRKALFEQIDQHDLVLTTYALLPRDLKQLHGRHWHLLILDEAQNIKNPRSRAAQAAGQLTADQRLCLTGTPLENHLGELWSLFNFLMPGWLSDSKAFTRVYRTPIEKRGDALRLAHLVARVKPFLLRRTKEQVARELPPKTEITQRIELTDVQRDRYETLRLAMDQKVRAEIQRLGLGRSQLVILEALLRLRQACCDLRLLGDEGTEHASADSGKLTALLEMLEELIAEGRRVLLFSQFTSMLGLIEAELKARKIAYAKLTGATQDRRAPVEAFQGGRVPVFLISLKAGGAGLNLTAADTVIHFDPWWNPAAEAQASDRAYRIGQDKPVFVYRLIARGSVEEKIQQLQQSKASLARSVLEGGGQGDWTLSEADLDALLAPLA, from the coding sequence ATGACCCTGAGCATCCACCAGCTGCGCGTACAGGACTGGCGCCAGGCCTTCGGCGCCGGCGACTACAGCCGTGGCCGCGACTATTTCCTCGACAACCGCTCGCAGATCGACGGCTTCGAGAAGGGCGTGCTGCTCGCCGAATGCCGCGGCTCCGGCCGCCAGCGCTACCGCCAGCGCATCCGCCTGATCGACCGCGGCGCGCACTGGGACGTCGACGGCCGCTGCAGCTGCCCGGTCGGCTACAACTGCAAGCACGTGGTCGCCGCCCTGCTGACCCTCGAGCGCCTGCAGCTGCAGGGGCATAGCGTGCCCGACCGCGACGCCCCGCCGGAGGTCATCGACCTGCCCGCCGCGGCGCCGCAGCCGCGGCTGATCCTCGGCAGCCACGTGCGCGTGCACTACGACGCGCGCAAGGGGCGGATGATCGAGCAGACCCAGCACCGCGCCGCCCTGTCGTTCGACTACCAGGGCCACGTCACCTTCGGCCGGGTGGCGCAGAAGGAGTGGCTGGTCAGCCTCGATGCCCGCCGGCAGCTGCGCATCGCCCGCCAGCTGGAAGTCGAGGCCGCGCTGCGCCAGCAGCTCACCGCGTGCGGCTTCAGCATCGCCCTGCGCCGCAGCGAGGCCCTGCCGGAAAGCGCCGGCGAGCCCTTCGAGCTGCCCGACGATGCCGCCTGGCTGCACTTCGTCCGCGAGCAGCTGCCGCAGTTGCGCGAACAGGGCTGGCAGATCCGCCTGCAGCCGGACTTCCAGTTCAACCTGGCGACCCTCGGCGACTGGCACGTCGGTATCGAGGAAGCCGAGGAAGGCGACTGGTTCGACCTGGAGATGGGCATCGAGGTGGACGGCGAGAAGGTCAGCCTGCTGCCGATCCTGCTCCACGCCATCCGCCACTCGCCCTGGCTGCTCACCGGCGAGGCGCTGGCCCGGCGCGGCGACGACGAGGAGCTGCTGGTGCCGCTGCCGCGCAGCTACGGCGGACGCCGCGTCGCCCTGCCCTTCGGCCGCCTCAAGCCGCTGTTGGCCAGCCTCGGCGAGCTGTACTTCCGCGCCGAGCAGGACGAGGACGCGATCTGGAGCGAACGCCTGCGCCTGGGCCGCGCCGACGCCGCGCGCCTGGCAGCTCTGGAGCAGGTGCCGGCGCTGCACTGGCTGGGCGGCGAGCGCCTGCGCGAGTTCGCCCGCCGCCTGCAGGAGCTGCCGCAGCAGCCGGTGGCCACCCCGGCCGGTCTGCGCGCCGAACTGCGCGACTACCAGCAGCACAGCCTGGCCTGGCTGCAGGCCCTGCGCGAACTCAAGGTCGGCGGCATCCTCGCCGACGACATGGGCCTGGGCAAGACGCTGCAGACCCTGGCGCACATCCTCGCCGAGAAGCAGGCCGGCCGGCTGACCAGCCCGGCGCTGATCGTCATGCCCACCAGCCTGATTCCCAACTGGCAGGACGAGGCGGCGCGCTTCGCCCCCGACCTGCGCGTGCTGGCGCTGCACGGCGCCAGGCGCAAGGCGCTGTTCGAGCAGATCGACCAGCACGACCTGGTGCTGACCACCTACGCCCTGCTGCCGCGCGACCTCAAGCAGCTGCATGGCCGCCACTGGCACCTGCTGATCCTCGACGAGGCGCAGAACATCAAGAACCCGCGCAGTCGCGCGGCCCAGGCCGCCGGCCAGCTCACCGCCGACCAGCGCCTGTGCCTGACCGGCACGCCGCTGGAGAACCACCTCGGCGAGCTGTGGTCGCTGTTCAACTTCCTGATGCCCGGCTGGCTGAGCGACAGCAAGGCGTTCACCCGGGTCTACCGCACGCCGATCGAGAAGCGCGGCGATGCGCTGCGCCTCGCCCACCTGGTGGCGCGGGTCAAGCCCTTCCTGCTGCGCCGCACCAAGGAGCAGGTGGCCCGCGAGCTGCCGCCGAAGACCGAGATCACCCAGCGCATCGAGCTGACCGACGTGCAGCGCGACCGCTACGAGACCCTGCGCCTGGCCATGGACCAGAAGGTGCGCGCCGAGATCCAGCGCCTCGGCCTGGGCCGCAGCCAGCTGGTGATCCTCGAAGCGCTGCTGCGCCTGCGCCAGGCCTGCTGCGACCTGCGCCTGCTCGGCGACGAGGGCACCGAACACGCCAGCGCCGACTCCGGCAAGCTCACCGCCCTGCTGGAGATGCTCGAGGAGCTGATCGCCGAGGGCCGCCGCGTACTGCTGTTCTCGCAGTTCACCAGCATGCTCGGCCTGATCGAAGCCGAACTGAAGGCGCGCAAGATCGCCTACGCCAAGCTCACCGGCGCCACCCAGGACCGCCGCGCGCCGGTAGAGGCGTTCCAGGGCGGCCGGGTGCCGGTGTTCCTGATCAGTCTCAAGGCCGGCGGCGCCGGCCTCAACCTGACCGCCGCCGACACGGTGATCCACTTCGACCCCTGGTGGAACCCGGCCGCCGAGGCCCAGGCCAGCGACCGCGCCTACCGCATCGGCCAGGACAAGCCGGTGTTCGTCTACCGGTTGATCGCCCGCGGCAGCGTCGAGGAGAAGATCCAGCAGCTGCAGCAGAGCAAGGCCAGTCTCGCCCGCAGCGTGCTGGAGGGCGGCGGCCAGGGCGACTGGACGCTGAGCGAGGCCGACCTCGACGCCCTGCTGGCGCCGCTTGCCTGA
- a CDS encoding 2'-5' RNA ligase family protein, which translates to MRFSDPLQAPAQSIACERRDYPEWHRGRTRYGVWTLPVDCPRILARLERARAHLSAWLHDDYRRQAHVTLFVCGFPAEAARFDDDFPGERLAAQIDALSALRAGRFELQIGNLDSYASAPFLTVSDPDRRLEALRSALGQHSAEIRQAPYHPHLTVGLYARAVPRQALQQRLGGFADAEPLALPIHELHYSTYAASELAGPLHVEHRLALRPSPRS; encoded by the coding sequence GTGCGCTTCTCCGATCCGCTGCAGGCACCGGCGCAGAGCATCGCCTGCGAGCGGCGCGACTATCCCGAGTGGCACCGCGGCCGCACCCGCTATGGCGTGTGGACCCTGCCGGTCGATTGCCCGCGCATCCTCGCCCGCCTCGAGCGGGCGCGCGCGCACCTGAGCGCCTGGCTGCACGACGACTACCGGCGCCAGGCGCATGTGACCCTGTTCGTCTGCGGCTTTCCGGCCGAGGCCGCGCGCTTCGACGACGACTTTCCCGGCGAACGCCTGGCCGCGCAGATCGACGCCCTCAGTGCCCTGCGCGCCGGCCGCTTCGAGCTGCAGATCGGCAACCTGGACAGCTACGCCAGCGCGCCCTTCCTCACCGTGAGCGATCCCGACCGGCGCCTGGAGGCCCTGCGCTCAGCGCTGGGCCAGCACAGCGCGGAAATCCGCCAGGCACCCTATCATCCGCACCTGACGGTCGGCCTGTACGCCCGCGCCGTGCCGCGGCAGGCCCTGCAGCAACGGCTGGGCGGGTTCGCCGACGCCGAGCCGCTGGCGCTACCTATCCACGAACTGCACTACAGCACCTACGCCGCCAGCGAGCTGGCTGGCCCGCTGCACGTCGAGCACCGCCTGGCACTGCGCCCCAGCCCTAGGTCTTGA